A window of the Limanda limanda chromosome 8, fLimLim1.1, whole genome shotgun sequence genome harbors these coding sequences:
- the LOC133009500 gene encoding transcription factor Maf-like produces the protein MASELAMSNSDLPTSPLAMEYVNDFDLMKFEVKKEPVEPDRSISQCSRLVAGGSLSSTPMSTPCSSVPPSPSFSAPSPGSGSEQKAHLEDFYWMTGYQQQLNPEALGFSPEDAVEALISSSHQLQTFDGYSRGGQQFGGSAGPGGAMAGEEMGSAAAVVSAVIAAAAAQNGAPHLHHHHHHHHHSGAHHPSSGSQSSGSGGGSHQHMRLDDRFSDEQLVTMSVRELNRQLRGVSKEEVIRLKQKRRTLKNRGYAQSCRYKRVQQRHVLEGEKTHLIQQVDHLKQEISRLARERDAYKEKYEKLISTGFRENGGSGSDHNPSSPEFFMTSRKFLHL, from the exons ATGGCATCAGAACTGGCAATGAGCAACTCCGACCTGCCCACCAGTCCCCTGGCCATGGAATATGTTAATGACTTCGATCTGATGAAGTTTGAAGTGAAAAAGGAGCCGGTGGAGCCCGATCGCAGCATCAGCCAGTGCAGCCGCCTGGTCGCCGGGGGATCCCTGTCTTCCACCCCGATGAGCACGCCTTGCAGCTCGGTTCCCCCCTCTCCGAGCTTCTCGGCGCCCAGTCCGGGATCAGGGAGCGAGCAGAAGGCGCACTTGGAGGATTTCTACTGGATGACCGGGtaccagcagcagctgaaccCCGAGGCTCTGGGCTTTAGCCCGGAGGACGCCGTAGAGGCGCTGATCAGCAGCAGTCACCAGCTCCAGACCTTCGATGGCTACTCCAGGGGGGGGCAGCAGTTCGGCGGCTCGGCCGGGCCAGGGGGCGCCATGGCCGGGGAGGAGATGGGCTCAGCGGCCGCCGTGGTGTCCGCGGTCATCGCTGCAGCCGCAGCCCAGAACGGAGCtccacacctccaccaccaccaccaccaccaccaccactcggGGGCTCACCACCCGTCCTCCGGGTCCCAGTCCAGCGGCAGCGGGGGAGGAAGCCACCAGCACATGCGCCTGGATGACCGGTTCTCGGACGAGCAGCTGGTGACCATGTCGGTGCGGGAATTGAACCGGCAGCTCCGGGGGGTCAGCAAGGAGGAGGTGATCCGCCTGAAGCAGAAGCGACGGACATTAAAGAACCGGGGCTATGCCCAGTCGTGCCGGTACAAGCGGGTCCAGCAGCGGCACGTCCTGGAGGGGGAGAAGACCCACCTCATCCAGCAGGTGGACCACCTCAAGCAGGAGATCTCCCGGCTGGCCAGGGAGAGGGACGCCTACAAGGAGAAGTACGAGAAGCTCATCAGCACCGGCTTCAGGGAGAACGGAGGATCCGGCAGCGACCACAACCCGTCGTCCCCGGAGTTTTTCAT GACGTCAAGAAAATTCCTGCATCTGTGA